The following proteins are encoded in a genomic region of Brachypodium distachyon strain Bd21 chromosome 1, Brachypodium_distachyon_v3.0, whole genome shotgun sequence:
- the LOC100836837 gene encoding LOB domain-containing protein 20 → MSMTGFGSPCGACKFLRRKCARGCVFAPYFCHEQGAAHFAAIHKVFGASNVSKLLAHLPLADRAEAAVTVSYEAQARLRDPVYGCVAHIFALQQQVMTLQAQLASFKQHAAHAQHQQAAAAMAQEDASCYSYPWCNGNDVAAAAAGGGFAGGGNGVYGGNNGVAGAGHDESAMSVSEMLLGGSAAASDYYYAALEQDGHVAAESSAFGAEESGGWRSSSSTSGYQDCEDLQSVAYAYLNRS, encoded by the coding sequence ATGAGCATGACGGGGTTCGGGTCGCCGTGCGGGGCGTGCAAGTTCCTGCGGCGCAAGTGCGCGCGCGGCTGCGTGTTCGCGCCCTACTTCTGCCACGAGCAAGGCGCGGCGCACTTCGCGGCGATCCACAAGGTGTTCGGCGCCAGCAACGTGTCCAAGCTGCTGGCGCACCTGCCGCTGGCGGACCGGGCCGAGGCCGCCGTCACGGTCTCCTACGAGGCCCAGGCCAGGCTCCGGGACCCCGTCTACGGCTGCGTCGCGCACATCTTCGCGCTCCAGCAGCAGGTCATGACGCTCCAGGCCCAGCTCGCATCCTTCAAGCAGCACGCCGCCCACGCCCAGCACCAGCAAGCGGCGGCAGCCATGGCGCAGGAGGACGCGTCCTGTTATTCCTATCCATGGTGCAACGGCAACGATGTGGCTGCCGCGGCTGCAGGAGGAGGGttcgcgggcggcggcaatggcgttTACGGTGGCAACAAtggcgtcgccggcgccgggcacGACGAATCGGCCATGTCCGTGAGCGAGATGCTGCTGggcgggtcggcggcggcctcggacTACTACTACGCGGCGCTCGAGCAAGACGGGCATGTTGCGGCGGAGTCGTCGGCGttcggggcggaggagagcggCGGGTGGAGGTCGTCTTCGTCCACGTCGGGGTACCAAGACTGCGAGGACCTGCAGAGTGTCGCTTATGCTTACCTTAATCGCTCGTAA